Sequence from the Collinsella aerofaciens ATCC 25986 genome:
CCCTGGCTAAACGTGCCGCCGTCCTCGCCGATGACCGTATCGTAGCCGCCTGGCAGCTGCACGATAAACTTGTGCGCGTGCGCGCGCTTGGCCGCCTCGACAACCTGTTCGCGCGTGGCATCGGGACAGCCGTAAGCGATGTTTTCCGCCACCGTGCCCTCGAACAGCCAAGTGTCCTGCAGCACCATGCCAAAGGCGCGGCGCAGGCTTGCGCGCGTGTAGTCACGCGAGGAACGGCCATCGACCGCGATGCGCCCAGCATCGATATCGTAAAAGCGCAGTAGCAGGTTGATGAGCGTCGTCTTGCCACAGCCCGTGGGACCGACGAGGGCATAGCGCATACCGGGCTTGGCATCGATGCAGATATCCTGCAGCAGTTTGCGGTCGGGCACATAGCTAAAGTCCACATGCTCAAACGAAACCTCGCCCTTCGGGGCGGCGAGCTCAATGGCATCCACAGCGTCGGGTTCCTGCTCGCGCGCATCGAGCAACGCGAACATGCGGCGCGCCGAGGCGTACGCCGTCTGGATCTGCGTGATGACGTTCGTAACCTCGTTGAACGGCTTAGTGTACTGGTTGGCGTAGGACAGAAAGATCTGCACGCCGCCCACCGTAAGCGCCGCGGGCACGCCCGTGATCACGCCCACGCAGCCGATCACGGCGACCACGGCGTAGATGATGTTGTTGATAAAGCGCGTGCCGGGGTTGGAAAGCGAGCCCATAAACTGCGCGCGCTCGCCCGCAGTGTAGAGCTCGGCGTTGAGGGCGTCGAAACGCTGCTGCGCGTTCGGTCCATAGGCGAAGGCGTCCACGAGCTTTTGCTCACCCACATACTCCTCGATATGGCCGCCCAGCTGGCCCTGAATGCGCTGCTGCGCTGTAAAGCTCTTGTTGGAGAGCTTGGCGATGGCGCCCGCCGCAAAGATGGAAAGAGGTGTGACAAGCACCACCACGAGCGTCATGGTCAGGTTGATGGAGAGCATAAACGCGAGCGTGCCCACGATGGTGATGACGCCGGTAAAGAGCTGCGTAAAGCCCTGCAGCAGACCGTCGCCCACCTGGTCGACGTCGTTGACCACGCGGCTCATAAGGTCGCCGTGGGCATGGCCGTCGATAAAGCTGAGCGGCATGCGGCTGAGCTTGTCGCTTGCCTCGACACGCATGTCGCGCACCGTCTCGTAGGACAGGCGGTTGACGCAGTAGCCCTGCAGCCACTGGAACGCCGCAGCGCCAACCACGACCAGCGCGAGTTTGGTGACGAGCGGTAGCAGTGCATCGAAGTCCACCTGTCCGGCGGCAACGATGAGGTCGATGCCCTCGCCGATGAGGATGGGCGTATAGAGCTGCAGGATCACCGAGATGGCGGCGCTCACAAACGACGCCGTAAACGAAATGCGGTGCGGACGCACGTAGCCCATCAGGCGACGGGTCACCGTGCTCACGGGATAGCGCTCGGAATCGCCGGGCTGGCGCGGGCCGTCACCCAGATCGTTGAGGTTATCGCTACCGGACACATTGGCCGTCATCGTGGCGACCGAACCGGAAGAAGTATACGGATTCATTTAGCGGCCCTCCTTTGCGCGGGTGGATGCAGGGGCGGAGTCCGAAGCGGGCGTCGCACTCCCCTGCTGGCCCTCGAGCTCCTCACGGCGGAGCTGCGACTGGCAAATCTCGCGGTAGAGCTGGCAGCTTGCGTACAGCTCGTCGTGCGTACCCAGGCCCGCAACCGAACCGTGATCGAGCACACAGATCATGTCGGCATCGCGCACGGTCGAGACGCGCTGGCTCACGATGACGGTCGTCAGCGGCAACCCGCCCTCGGCGGCGCCGCGCACGCTGCGCTCGCGGATGGCATGGCGAAGCGCCGCGTCGGTCTTAAAATCGAGTGCCGAGGCGGAGTCGTCCATGATCAGAATCTGCGGCGAACCCACCAAGGCACGCGCGATGGTCAGGCGCTGGCGCTGACCACCGCTGAAGTTCTTGCCGCCCGCCTCGACCGAGGCGTCGAGCCCCTGCGGCTTGTTGCGCACGAGCTCGCTGGCCTGCGCCATATCGAGCGCCGCCCAGAGCTCCTCGTCGGTCGCCGACTCGTCGCGCCAGGTCAGGTTGCTACGAATGGTGCCGCTCACCAGCGACGCGCGCTGCGGGACGGTCGCGACCACGTGGCGCAGCTGGTCGAGCGGCCAGGTGCGCACGTCGGCACCCATTACGCTCACGCTGCCGGTACCCGCATCGTACAGGCGCGGAATGAGCGAGACGAGCGTGGACTTACCACTGCCCGTGCCGCCGATAATGCCGAGCGTTTTGCCCAGCGGCAAATCCAGAGTCACGTCGTTGACGGCATTGGCGGCGCCCGCGCCAAAGGAGAAGCTCGCGTGGCTCAAGCTCAGCGCGGGGACCGGGGCAGCTGCGCCCGCCGCGTTCGGCTCGGGCAGGGCGACCGGCTCGTTGCCCTCGTCGGTAATGCTCGGCACGCAATTGAGCACCTCGTTGATGCGCGACGCGCTGGCGCTCGCCTTGGTAAAGACCACGACCAGGTTGGCGACGTACACGATGGAGGTGAGCGTCTGCGTCATGTAGTTGACAAACGCCATGACCTGGCCCTGCGTGAGCTCGCCCACATTCACCTGGATGCCGCCCACCCACAGGATGGCGCACACGCCCAGGTTCATCACCAAAAACGTGACGGGGTTGAGAATCGACGAGAGCTTGCCCACCGCGATGGCGACATGCGCCTGATCGTCAGCCGCCTGGGCAAAACGCTCGCGCTCGTGATCCTCGCGCACAAACGCGCGGACCACACGAGCGCCCGAAAGCCCCTCGCGGCAAATGAGCGCAATGCGGTCGAGCTTTGCCTGCAGCTGCTTGTAGTACGGAATGCAGCGCGCCATGACAAACCAAAACACCAGGCCGATGGCGGGCGTGCAGATTAAAAAGATAATGCCGAGCTTAAGGTCGATGGCGAGGGCCGCAACCATGGAGCCCACCGCCAGGAAAGGCCAGCGGATAAGCATGCGCACGCCCAGCGCCACGGCGAGCTGCACCTGATTGACGTCGTTGGTGATGCGCGTGATGAGCGACGGCGTGCCAAAGCGATCGAGCTCGGCATAGCTCAGCTTGTTGATATGCTCATAGAGTGCGCCGCGAATATCGGTGCCCATGCCCTGTGAGGTCAGCGCCGCCATCTTTTGGCAAACGAGCGTAAACGAGATGCCGATCACAGCCATGGCGCCAAGCAGCATACCGTAGTGGACGACGGCGCTGACGTCGTGCGCGCCGATGCCCTTGTCGATCATCTGGGCAATCACGAGCGGCGTCAGCAGGTCAAAGATCACTTCGATCAGCTTGCACGCAGGACCAATCACCATATACCGGCGAAACTTACCACCAAAACGCCTGAGCAGCTCAATCATGTATAGGCGCTCCTTATCATCATCTCTCTTCAATCTGATTCATGATAGTACGGAGAGCCCTGGAGATATGAAATCAACTCGTCACAGAACAAGCCCCCGAAACAATCAGGAAACTAGGCACAGAGACAAAGCACCCGAACATGTTTTGGCAAAGCCAACGAGCAGCACTAGACAAGGGATTAATTGTTCAGATTAACGCGCCTCTACGGGCGCATTTTGGACGATGTGGTCCCGGTGCCGGCGGGCTGTTTGGTAGTCGAGCGATTCCGCAGGCAAAGCCGAGGACCAGCGAGACACCAAACAGCCCGCCGGCACCGGGACCACATCGCGGCACCAAAAAGCGCCCGTGCGCTCGATGGATTCGGATGCCCGACAGAGGCTCCTTATGGCTGCTTCCTTCCGGACCTGACCAGATTCGGAACATGTCGTCATCCGAACCCATCGAACGCGCTAGGCGCTCGGTATATCTTACCCGCTCCCGCCCTCCACGGCAAGGCAGCTAATTTAGGACGGGGCCAAAAGACCACTTTTGAGTTGCGGTGGAATAGTTCCTGTTTTTGCCGCCTGAGCCGCCAAACAGGAACTATTCCACCGCAACTTATAGGGAGTTGGATTTTAGAGGCGGGCGAGGTCGTAGGATCGGGCGGCGGCTTCACCGGCGCAGATGAGGTTGGTTGTGGCTTCCTGGGGGTCGAGCGCTTGGTCAAGGGGCATGGGTCTGCGACAGACCGGCAGAACTAAGTCGACACCCTGCCCATACACCGCATCCAGGTTGTCGGCACGACCGCCCACGACGGCAACAACCGGCTTGCCATATCGCTTCGCACGACGAGCCACGCCCACCGGTGCCTTGCCGGCAGCGGATTGCTCGTCCATATTGCCCTCGCCCGTTATGACCAGGTCGGCATCGCGCACGCACTCGTCAAACCCAATCAGATCGAGCACCGTCTCCACGCCCGAACGCAGCTCCGCACCGAGCGCTAGCAACGCGGCGCCCAGGCCGCCGGCGGCGCCGGCACCGGGCACACCGAGCACCGAGCCAAATGTCCGTGCACCCTCGGGCACGCGCAACAACCCCTGAGCCCGCGCCCCGGTAATCGCCGCATCGAGCAGGCGACCATAGCCGACCATCCAGCTGTCGTACCTGCGCAGCGCCTCGGCATCATCCGTCGGCAGACCCTTCTGCCCGCCAAACACCGCCAGTGCGCCTCGACGCCCCACGAGCGGATTCTCGACATCGGAAAGCACCACGACACGCGTGCCATTCAGTACCCGAAGCGCTGGTGCCAAATCGATACCCGCCACGTGTTCAAGGCCCGCCAGGCCGGGGGCGATATTGCGGCCACGCTCATCGACAAGGCGGGCGCCCAGCGCCTGCAGCATGCCGGCGCCACCGTCGTTGGTGGCGCTGCCGCCCAAACCAATATAGATCGTCTTTGCACCCGCGCGAACCGCACGAAGCATCAGTTCGCCCACGCCATAAGTTGTGGCCGCCAACGCCGCCGACTCCGTGCAGGGCGAATACCCAATACCCGCCGCCTCGGCCATCTCAATTACAGCCGACTCGTGCTCGCCGTCCACCAGCATCCGGGCAGACACGCGGTCGCCCAAGGGGCCTGCAGCCTCACAGGTCGAGAGCTCGCCACCGCGCGCGGCGATGGCGTCGAGCGTTCCCTCGCCACCATCTGCCAGCGGCAAAGCGCCCAGCTCGGCATCGGGCCACACACGGCGCACGCCTTCGGCAACGGCTTTCTCCGCCTGCGCGCTCGAAACGCTACCCTTAAAGGAATCAATCGCCAGCAGCACGCGGCGGGGCCGGCGCTGCACGGGGCCAAAGTCAACCGCTGCGCCAGCATCCTCTTCGGCACACGCGAGCGCCTCGGCATGAGCGGTATGTGCCCCAAGATCGGCCCCACAACCGCAGCCAGCACAATCGGTGCCACGCAGCCCACTAAAATAGCTGCTCAACACCTCACGACACTCATCCGCCAGCACGCCGGCACGTACGTTAAACCGATGGTTCAGGCGCGAATCGGCATTGAGGTCGTACAGCGAGCCCAGTGCACCCGCCTTGGCATCGGCCGCGCCGTACACGCAGCGCCCCACGCGCGCGTTAACCATAAGCCCCGCGCACATGCAGCAGGGCTCGAGCGTCACGTAGACCGTACAGTCGGAAAGGCGCCAACGACCGAGCGACTGCGCGGCGGCGCACAGGGCCGAAAACTCGGCATGAGCCGAAGGATCCTGGTCGAGCTCGCGGCGATTATGCGCCCTCGCGACGATCTCACCCGCGCGCACCACTACGGCACCGATCGGCACCTCGCCCACCGCCGCGGCGGCACGCGCCTCCGCCAGCGCCTCGCTCATGAACTTCTCATCGATTCCGGTGCTCGTCATCGTTCGCCTTCCCTGTTGCAAATCCAAAACGATGCTATCATTACGACTCACGGAGAGATGGCAGAGCGGTTGAATGCGGCGGTCTTGAAAACCGTTGAGCGCGAGAGCGTTCCGGGGGTTCGAATCCCCCTCTCTCCGCCACCTTAGTGATTCACCGGCGTCATGGTGCGCTCGAACAGCGCATCGACCACGTCGGCTATCTCGGGTCGACGCTCAAGATCGTGACCCGACTCCCACCAATTTGTGAACAGTCGAATAATGCCACCGGCGATAAACTCCGATGTCGTCTCGAGCGAAACGGGCGCCAGGGCATCTTCGGCAAGCGAGCTCATCACACGCTCGCGGATGGAACGCGCAATGCGGTCGCAAATCATGCCGGTCAGCATGCCCGACATGCTGCTGGCCAAAAGGTTATCCATGAGCTGCTCATGCGCCAGAATCATATTCATGGCATCGTCAAAGACCTCATGGCGAAGCGCCCGTACGTCATCAAGCGGCTCCGCGTCCGCTGCATCGGTCCGGTTTTGCGGCAAGCCCGTCATAAGCTCATCGATATAGAAGGCAAAGTAATCGTTTTTATCGCGAAAATGCTTATAGAACGTCGTGCGGCGAATCAGGGCCCGGTCGCAAAGCATGGCAACCGTCAAATCCTCAAACCGATGCTCTTCCAAGAGCTCGGTAAAAGCATCGAACAGGGCACGATAGGTTTTCTTGATGCGAAGGTCCATCCATATCGCCATCCTCAAGGTGTAGACAGCATTCCTTAATTTGTCGCATATCTTACACCTGTACCACCCGTTCCATGTTGGCGCCCCCCTCCTTGGCGGAAACATAACGCTTACCGGAAAGTTCGGTATCGCCAAAGGTTGCGGGTATACTAGTAGCGTTACACCAACGGCAGCCGGCGCAAAACGCCGCTGCCATTCGAAACGGAGACATCATGCTTCCCGTCATCATCGGTATCGTTGTTGTCGTTGTGATCGCCAGCGCCATCGCCGGCATCTACAACAACATGGTCACCAAGCGCAATCGCATCGATAATGCCTGGCAGAACATCGACACGCAGCTGCAGCGCCGCAACGACCTGATCCCTAACCTGGTCGAGACCGTCAAGGGCTACGCCAAGCACGAGCAGGACACGCTCGCCGCCGTAGTCAACGCGCGCAACGCCGCCGTGAGCGCCACCACCCCCGAGGCCAAGATGGAAGCGGACAACGTGCTGACCGGTGCGCTGCGCCAGCTCTTTGCCGTCGCCGAGGCCTACCCCGACCTTAAGGCAAATACCAACTTTACGCAGCTCCAGTCCACGCTCGAGGACACCGAGAACAAGGTGAGCTACGCGCGCCAGAGCTACAACGATTGCGTGCTCAGCTACAACAACGCCATCCAGACGTTCCCGGCCGTTATCTTTGCCGGCATCTTCCAGTTTAAGGAGCGCCAGGGCTTCGAGGCCGCCGAGGCCGCCCGCCAGGCACCGACCGTCAAGTTCTAACAATCACGGCCGAGTCTTAAGCCAGCTCATCAACCCTTTGGGGTCCAAGGCACAAACCTTGGGCCCTTTTCTTATCCACGCACAACGCGCCCACGCACAACGCGCGGCCAATAGGCCGCGCACCATCTTTACTTCAGATCTATATTGCCCGTAACGGCAGCACCGAGGTAACGCAGGCCCGAGGGCAACCTTCCTTTCCGGCGCACTCCGCAGGACGAAAGAACCTCCGCCGCACGAAGTGCGCAGCGGAGGTTCTTTCATGTCCGAGGACGCGCCGGAAAGGAAGGTTGCCCTCGGGCCGGACAGCTAAGACAGCTTACGCGACGGTGTAAACCCAGTTGTGCTTGTCCTCGACAGCACCGGACTGGATACCAGTCAGGGTCTCGCGAAGCTTCTTCATCACAGGGCCGATCTCGGTGTATCCAGCCGGGAAGGTCACGGTCTCGTCGGCGCCGTAAACCTTGTTGTCGATTTCGCCAACCGGAGAGATGACGGCAGCGGTGCCGCACAGGCCGCACTCCACAAAGGTGCCGGCCTTGACCACGGCCCACTCGACGGGGCGCTGGTCAACGGTCATGCCCAGGTCCTGAGCAACCTGAACGAGCGAACGACGGGTGATAGAGGGCAGGATGGAGTCGGTGTGCGACTGCGGAACGACGAGCGTGCCATCCTCTTTCACGAACAGGACGTTGGCGCCACCGGTCTCCTCGACATAGGTGCGGGACTCGGAGTCGAGATACAGGTTCTCGGCATAGCCCTCGCGATGGGCCTCCATCGTGGGCTTAAGGGACATGGCGTAGTTCAGGCCGGCCTTGATGTTGCCAGTGCCGTGCGGTGCGGCGCGGTCGTACTCGGAAACGCGCAGCTTGACGGGCTTGAGGCCACCCTTAAAGTACGGACCGACCGGGGTCACGAGGATGCGGAACGTGTACTCAGGAGCGGGAGCCACGCCGATCACGTCACCGGAACCGATCATAAACGGACGCACGTACAGGGTCGCGCCGGAGCCGAAGGGCGGAACCCAGGCGGCGTTGGCAGAAACGACCTGCTTGACGGCCTCAACGAACTTGTCCTTGGGGAACGGGGGCATCTCGAGGCGCTGGGCAGAGTTATACATGCGCTCGGCGTTCATGTCGGGACGGAAGCAGACGATGCTGCCGTCCTCGGCGGTGTAGGCCTTCAGGCCCTCAAAGACCTCCTGGCAGTAATGGAAGATGCCGCCGCACTCGGAGACATGCAGGGTGTGGTCGGTGGTCAGGCCGCCCTCGTCCCACTCGCCATCCTTCCAATGAGCCTCGTAGCTGTAATCGGTCTTCATGTAGCCAAAGCCGAGGCTACCCCAATCGATATCCTTCTTCTCGACAGTCATATGTCGCTCCTTACATACACAGTTGCAAACTCGCGAACCCGCACGCAAGGACCGAGGCCGGCCGCGTCGCAACGTCGCACGCCCGGAGCGTAAAGCCGGACGGGACACGCAAACAGCATCAAAGCCGATGGCACGTCGATTCGCATGCACGAGATTGTACTCCGCACGCGCGTCGGATAAAACGTTTTTCTTTAACTAACTAAAGTATTTTCATTTGACCGAAGCAAAGAGGCCCGCCACCGCAAGCGGTGACGGGCCTTGACTGCACGGTTTGCGCGCTGGCTCGAGTTACGCGCTCTTTTTGCCCAGCTTAGCCTTAACCAGACCGACCACAGTCGGAATGATCGACACAGCAACGATGCCAACAATCAGCAACTCAAAGTGCTCCTGCACAAAGGGAATGCCACCAAAGAAGTAGCCCAGCAGTGTAAAGAGCGTTGACCAGGTAATACCACCCAGTACGTTGTAGATGACAAAGTTGCGCCAGTGCATGCCGCCCATGCCCGCGATAAAGGGCACAAAGGTGCGAATAAACGGGAAGAAGCGGCCCAGGAAAATAGCCAGGTGACCCCACTTGTCCAAGAAATCCTCGGACTTTTTGATGCGCTCGGGCGTCATGGCCTTGACCTTGCCCGAAGCGATGATCTTTTTGCCAAAGAAGTGACCGATCATAAAGTTGCACTGGTCACCCAGGATGGCAGCAGCCCATGCGACGACCAGCAGTGCCACGATGTTAAAACCACCGTTGTGGGCAAAGAAGCCCGAAGCAAACAGCAGTGAATCGCCAGGAAGGAACGGGAAGAACACCACGCCTGTCTCAATGAAGATAATCAGGAACACGCAGCCGTAGGCCATAAGCGGACCGGCGGCGATCCAGCTGGCAATCGCGGTGCGCGGGTCTTTGAGCAGCTCGGCGATAAAATTGATGAAACCCATGAAGTAAAACCTCTCAGTTGTGGGCGCGGATACGTCCAAATTGACCAGTATACGGTTGCGGCGCCCCCTCGTGCGCAACCCCACAAAAGCATGACTCCATTACCAGCAAGTTTGCATAACTCATAACTGACACTTGTCGTGCAAAGCCGCCAAGATTGTTCTTCCTAATCCCTAGCGAATCGCTATACTTTATTGAATCGCATTGCCATGGCGCTAAGGGAGGGCGGCCGGTGAGCTTTATCAATACCATTCGCGAGGACATCAAGACCGTCCAGGCGCAAGACCCCGCTGCGCAAAACGGTCTGGTCATCTTCCTTTCCTATCCTGGCCTGCACGCCAAGTGGAATCACGTGCCCGAGCACTGGCTCTGGGAGCATGGACATCGCTCGCTCGCCCGTGTGCTCTCGCAAATCACCCGCCACATCACCGGCGTCGAGATTCATCCCGCCGCGCAGATCGGCAAGCACTTCTTTATCGACCACGCCATGGGCGTCGTCATCGGCGAAACCACCGTCGTGGGCGACAACTGTGTGCTTTACCAGGGCGTTACGCTCGGCGGCACCGGCAACGAGACCGGCAAACGCCACCCAACGCTCGGCGATAACGTCACCGTGGGCACGGGTGCCAAGGTGCTCGGCAACATTCACATCGGCAACAACGTCAAGATCGGCGGCAACTCGGTCGTCGTTAAGGACGTGCCCGACAACTGCACCGTCGTGGGCGTGCCGGGACGCATCATCAAGCGCAACGGCTGCCGCGTGTTCGAGGAGAGCTTCGATGCCAAGCAGCATCGCGAGTACATGCCCGACGACGCCGCCGAGCAGAGTGCCCTCAACCGCCAAGGCATCACCGAGAACGCCCGCCGCGTTAAAGAGCTCGAGCGAGAGGTGGCCGAGCTCAAGGCCCTCGTCGCCAAGCTCGTGGACGAGCGCTAGGAACGCAAGCGGCACAAAACGACATCGGCATCAACGCAAGAAGGCGCGCCAGGGAATTCATCCCCGGCGCGCCTTTGCGTTGATGCGACATGTGGGACTGTCCCTTTGTCACATTATGCGAACTGGCTCAGATAGAGGTCGGCGTAGGCACCCTCGGCAGCCAGCAGCTCCTTATGCGTGCCCTGCTCGATAATGTTGCCGTGATCCATGACCAAGATCAGGTCGGCATCCACAATCGTCGACAGGCGGTGCGCGATCACAAAACTCGTACGCCCGCGCATGAGCGCGTCCATGGCACGACCGATGGCAAGCTCGGTACGCGTATCCACGCTTGAGGTCGCCTCGTCCAGGATGAGAATCGCCGGGTTGTTGAGCAGCACGCGTGCGATGGTCAGCAGCTGACGCTGGCCCTGGCTGATGCTCTCGGCATCGTTGGCCACGCGCGTGTCGTAGCCCTGCGGCATGGTGCGCACAAAGAAGTCGACCTGCGCGGCACGAGCGGCGGCCACGATCTCGTCGCGCGTCGCCTCGGGACAGCCGTAGGCGATGTTTTCGGCAATCGTGCCATCGAACAGCCAGGCGTCTTGCAGCACCATGCCAAACTGCTGACGTAGCTCGCCGCGATCCATGCGGCTCGTATCCACGCCGTCGAGCGTAATACGCCCGCCGTCAATCTCGTAGAAGCGCATGAGCAGGTTGATGAGCGTCGTCTTGCCTGCGCCCGTGGTTCCCACCACGGCAATCTTCTGGCCCGGCTCGGCGGTAAACGACACGTCGCGCATAAGCGGCTTGTCGGGCGAATAACCAAAGCGCACGTGCTCAAAGGAGACGCGGCCCTCCACGCGACCCGGCAGCTTGGCGGCCTTGTCCGGCAGCGGATCGGCCTCCATCTCGGGCTCATCGAGCAGGTCGAACACGCGCTCCGCACTCGCCAACGCGCTCTGCAGCGAGTTGAAGGTAAACGACAGCTGCGTCATGGGTTCGGACGCCTCGTAGATAAACTGGAAGAACGCCTGGAACACGCCGACGGTCATGTGACCGGCAACCAGCATGCTGCAGCCCACCAGCGCAATAACGATCTGCGCCAAACGGCCGATAAAGCGCACCGCGGGGCCGACAGCATTGATCATAAAGTCGGCCTTGGTGCTCACACGAGCCAGCTCGCCCGAGGCCTCGTGCACCTCAGCGGAGCTCTGGCGCTCGCGGTTAAACGCGCGGATCACCAGACGGCCCGAGTAGCCCTCCTCGACCGCACTCGTAATCTTGGACACCCACTCCTGGCGCTCGCCCGTCACATCGTGTGTGCGGCGCGAGACGACCTTCGTCACCAGCAGCGACAGTGCCGTAAAGAACAGAAAGACGAGCGTAAGCTGCACGCTGAACACGAACATCACGCTCACAGCACCAACAACCGTGCCGATCGACACGAGCAGCTGCAGCAATCCGCGCTGCATGCTCTCGGACATCTTGTCCAGGTCATTGGTCGCGCGGCTGACGACCTCACCGGGACGATGCGCGTCAAAGAAGGCAAGCGGCAGACGGTTGAGCTTTTGCGCGATGCGGTTGCGCAGGCGTAGATTGAGGCGTTCGGCCACGCTCGACATCAAAAAGCTCTGGAGCGCGTAGAACGAGGCGGCGGCCGTCCAAATCATAAAGTAGATGAAGATGGTCCTGCCGCAGTTCTCCCAGGTGATGTTGAAGGTGGCGTTGTTGGCAAACGCCACCTGAATGTGGCCCCACAGCTCATCGATCACACGGGCGCTATATGCCGGCGCAGCGGTGTTAAAGATGGCATAGAACACAATGCTCGCGAACACGATATAGAAGCGCCAATGGTCGCCGGCAGCCTCGCTCCACAGGCGGCGCACCGTCGCCCAGGTGTCGCGGGGTTTCTCGTCCTCGTCCTCGTCGTCCACATCGCGCATGCGCTCCGCCTCAGCGCGGGCGCGCTCGTCCTCGGCGCGCTCATTTTCCTCGTAGAGCGCTTGGCGGCGAGCCTCGCGCTCGGCTGCAGCCTTGGCGGCGTCATCCAGCTCGGTCGACGCGGCAGCCTGGTCGACCGTTTTATCGGCAGCGTCCGCAGCGGCGGCATCGACAAGGCCGCCCTGCTTCTTGAGCTCCTCGGTCATGCT
This genomic interval carries:
- a CDS encoding ABC transporter ATP-binding protein — translated: MNPYTSSGSVATMTANVSGSDNLNDLGDGPRQPGDSERYPVSTVTRRLMGYVRPHRISFTASFVSAAISVILQLYTPILIGEGIDLIVAAGQVDFDALLPLVTKLALVVVGAAAFQWLQGYCVNRLSYETVRDMRVEASDKLSRMPLSFIDGHAHGDLMSRVVNDVDQVGDGLLQGFTQLFTGVITIVGTLAFMLSINLTMTLVVVLVTPLSIFAAGAIAKLSNKSFTAQQRIQGQLGGHIEEYVGEQKLVDAFAYGPNAQQRFDALNAELYTAGERAQFMGSLSNPGTRFINNIIYAVVAVIGCVGVITGVPAALTVGGVQIFLSYANQYTKPFNEVTNVITQIQTAYASARRMFALLDAREQEPDAVDAIELAAPKGEVSFEHVDFSYVPDRKLLQDICIDAKPGMRYALVGPTGCGKTTLINLLLRFYDIDAGRIAVDGRSSRDYTRASLRRAFGMVLQDTWLFEGTVAENIAYGCPDATREQVVEAAKRAHAHKFIVQLPGGYDTVIGEDGGTFSQGQKQLLCIARVMLTDPAILLLDEATSSIDTRTELQVQAAFDELMAGRTSFVVAHRLSTIRNADCILVMRDGQIIERGTHDELLAAGGFYAELYRSQFAQ
- a CDS encoding ABC transporter ATP-binding protein; translated protein: MIELLRRFGGKFRRYMVIGPACKLIEVIFDLLTPLVIAQMIDKGIGAHDVSAVVHYGMLLGAMAVIGISFTLVCQKMAALTSQGMGTDIRGALYEHINKLSYAELDRFGTPSLITRITNDVNQVQLAVALGVRMLIRWPFLAVGSMVAALAIDLKLGIIFLICTPAIGLVFWFVMARCIPYYKQLQAKLDRIALICREGLSGARVVRAFVREDHERERFAQAADDQAHVAIAVGKLSSILNPVTFLVMNLGVCAILWVGGIQVNVGELTQGQVMAFVNYMTQTLTSIVYVANLVVVFTKASASASRINEVLNCVPSITDEGNEPVALPEPNAAGAAAPVPALSLSHASFSFGAGAANAVNDVTLDLPLGKTLGIIGGTGSGKSTLVSLIPRLYDAGTGSVSVMGADVRTWPLDQLRHVVATVPQRASLVSGTIRSNLTWRDESATDEELWAALDMAQASELVRNKPQGLDASVEAGGKNFSGGQRQRLTIARALVGSPQILIMDDSASALDFKTDAALRHAIRERSVRGAAEGGLPLTTVIVSQRVSTVRDADMICVLDHGSVAGLGTHDELYASCQLYREICQSQLRREELEGQQGSATPASDSAPASTRAKEGR
- the tadA gene encoding tRNA adenosine(34) deaminase TadA; the protein is MTSTGIDEKFMSEALAEARAAAAVGEVPIGAVVVRAGEIVARAHNRRELDQDPSAHAEFSALCAAAQSLGRWRLSDCTVYVTLEPCCMCAGLMVNARVGRCVYGAADAKAGALGSLYDLNADSRLNHRFNVRAGVLADECREVLSSYFSGLRGTDCAGCGCGADLGAHTAHAEALACAEEDAGAAVDFGPVQRRPRRVLLAIDSFKGSVSSAQAEKAVAEGVRRVWPDAELGALPLADGGEGTLDAIAARGGELSTCEAAGPLGDRVSARMLVDGEHESAVIEMAEAAGIGYSPCTESAALAATTYGVGELMLRAVRAGAKTIYIGLGGSATNDGGAGMLQALGARLVDERGRNIAPGLAGLEHVAGIDLAPALRVLNGTRVVVLSDVENPLVGRRGALAVFGGQKGLPTDDAEALRRYDSWMVGYGRLLDAAITGARAQGLLRVPEGARTFGSVLGVPGAGAAGGLGAALLALGAELRSGVETVLDLIGFDECVRDADLVITGEGNMDEQSAAGKAPVGVARRAKRYGKPVVAVVGGRADNLDAVYGQGVDLVLPVCRRPMPLDQALDPQEATTNLICAGEAAARSYDLARL
- a CDS encoding TetR/AcrR family transcriptional regulator — protein: MDLRIKKTYRALFDAFTELLEEHRFEDLTVAMLCDRALIRRTTFYKHFRDKNDYFAFYIDELMTGLPQNRTDAADAEPLDDVRALRHEVFDDAMNMILAHEQLMDNLLASSMSGMLTGMICDRIARSIRERVMSSLAEDALAPVSLETTSEFIAGGIIRLFTNWWESGHDLERRPEIADVVDALFERTMTPVNH
- a CDS encoding LemA family protein yields the protein MLPVIIGIVVVVVIASAIAGIYNNMVTKRNRIDNAWQNIDTQLQRRNDLIPNLVETVKGYAKHEQDTLAAVVNARNAAVSATTPEAKMEADNVLTGALRQLFAVAEAYPDLKANTNFTQLQSTLEDTENKVSYARQSYNDCVLSYNNAIQTFPAVIFAGIFQFKERQGFEAAEAARQAPTVKF
- a CDS encoding branched-chain amino acid aminotransferase, whose translation is MTVEKKDIDWGSLGFGYMKTDYSYEAHWKDGEWDEGGLTTDHTLHVSECGGIFHYCQEVFEGLKAYTAEDGSIVCFRPDMNAERMYNSAQRLEMPPFPKDKFVEAVKQVVSANAAWVPPFGSGATLYVRPFMIGSGDVIGVAPAPEYTFRILVTPVGPYFKGGLKPVKLRVSEYDRAAPHGTGNIKAGLNYAMSLKPTMEAHREGYAENLYLDSESRTYVEETGGANVLFVKEDGTLVVPQSHTDSILPSITRRSLVQVAQDLGMTVDQRPVEWAVVKAGTFVECGLCGTAAVISPVGEIDNKVYGADETVTFPAGYTEIGPVMKKLRETLTGIQSGAVEDKHNWVYTVA
- a CDS encoding VTT domain-containing protein yields the protein MGFINFIAELLKDPRTAIASWIAAGPLMAYGCVFLIIFIETGVVFFPFLPGDSLLFASGFFAHNGGFNIVALLVVAWAAAILGDQCNFMIGHFFGKKIIASGKVKAMTPERIKKSEDFLDKWGHLAIFLGRFFPFIRTFVPFIAGMGGMHWRNFVIYNVLGGITWSTLFTLLGYFFGGIPFVQEHFELLIVGIVAVSIIPTVVGLVKAKLGKKSA